The genomic interval GCAACATTTGTTCCTACAATCTCAATCTTCATTGGCTTTCCATCTAATTGAACACCATTGTATCTTTTGAAAGCCACAGCAGCATCTGTTCTTCTTGAGAAGACAACTTCAGCAGTTCCCTGAGATAAATAGCTTTGTCTAATTACAGCAGGGTTTACAGAGTTTCGGTGTGGATGAGATTATGTCGAATTTGATAGAGTACCTTTGATCTTCCGCTTCTATCATAGTGGACAGAATAGCGTTTCATGTCACCAACTTCTGAAAATAGCTCCTGCCCCacaaataatttcaaattaataacACAGAACCTCATGCTTCTAGGTTATATCccttaaatattataatttcaaataatttctCTTGTTTGGAAAAGGATTGAACCACATGAAGTTGCATACATATCCCCTTCGAAATAAAAAGAGAACCATTGCCAAGATGGCAAAGCGAGAATTGCAGCATTGATGCCACCAAATGAATGAAGAGAGcattgaaaattgtttaattttagaAGCAGAATTATCTTCATGGTTACAAATTTGATGAGAAACCTATGCTTATATAGTGAAGCAATAAGATACATTTACAATTCCATCTTAACTAAAGATTTCGATTCCACGATAAGGGCTATGAACTAAACATTTTACTGATTCAAGCCTAATGCTAGGTCCTGATCTATGAGCTTAACGAAAAATCAAGCAACTTCTGAAGAAATTGGCGTAAATTTCTACAAAGAAATCAGTAGTTCAATTCCACAGTAACTTTAAATGACAAATCTTTAAACGGTCATCAAAATTCTAACAGTCGGTTACCAGCtcaaatcatgaaaaatagagattcaacaaatatctgaaatgaaaaagaagtgACCTTAATGTCTTCGTTAGAAACTCCATAATCCAAGTTGGAAATGTAAAGCTTGGTTCCAGTCTCTATCGAAGAAGCCCGACCCGCAGCTGATGGAAAACCCGCTCCATCGTCCACGAACATATCGTGCTGCCAAGTCGTATCCGGAGCTTGAACAGGCTATTACAATTtcgataataaaaaaaaaaagaaaagaggaaattttATTACCATGAATCAAATACACAAAGAACATATAAAGGAGAAAAATAAGCAGCAATGGAATTCGGATGCTGACCTTGGAGTACGGCGCGGTACGGTTGGCGGCACGATTGGGAAAGCGACGAGAGGGACCGTTGCCGGAATTAAGAGGAGGACGGGTTCGGGTGGGTCCGGACTTCCTGTTGGATTTGATGAGGTCATCTAGAGACATGTCCAGCGGGTTCGTCATCGTTTACTTTTGGATGAAGGAAGAAAGCAGCCTTAGCTAGGGTTTTGGCAACTCTGGCACTGGCTGCTTTGCTCGAGCCTTGAgggaagaagagagagaaaataaggTCGAAATGCCTGAGCTTATAGTGTCTATACTAATACCTGTTATCAATATTGTCAAGGACCACCCCTTAAAAAATGGTGTCGTGGTGTAGTTGGTTATCACGTCAGTCTAACACACTGAAGGTCTCCGGTTCGAGCCCGGGCGACGCCATTTGTTTGGTTTTTGGGTTTAATGTTCCAGTGGGCTACTTTAGTGTCTCAAACAAGTGGGCTATTGTTGGGCTCGTGGACTTGGCTTTGGCCTCATCAGTCCCTTTCAGCCGGGTTTAGATTGTATTGTTCTTGAGCTGGAAAAGCCCATTTTGGCCTTTTATGGATTGGACGACAGCTTGCTTTATATGTGAGAAACACCTCCTTTTCATGAGTCATCGTAAATTATGAATACTCCTAGGTAAATCTAAGTTACAGTATAGTCTAATATTTTGACAGAACTGAAAGCTTATCCATTTAGACAGGCGGCTTTAATGTAATAATCCGATGATGATATTATAATCCAAAATATGGGTAAAGTCCTGTCGTTTTTCCAATATAAAAACCCTCAAATGCAGCAGCTAACCTTGTTTaacaatttttgtttcctgGACGGCCAATTGCCCCTAAGAACTCCAGCAAAAGGCAACCTCCTTCACCACAACTGTTTTAAAACCATTCCTTTTTCCCCTATGCCTTCACCTCAAACAAACAATGGCCACAACATTAGTGGACTTTTTGCCATTCCTTGTCACAGTTTCTTGTTTTACTTTAGAAAAATTTCTCCATGAATCTTTATCAAGATCAGTCAAATTAACCACGACTCTTTGTTTCTATGTTTCTAATCCTAAAGGGAATCTCATGGAATCGACAGAAAACCACGTCCTGATGAAATTTATCCACGAAAACCAGCTCTCACaaggatgaaattttcttttgtttttctctgcTTGGCTACTAGCTAGATAGATCCTCGGTttatgacttatgatttcatCAACAGCATGATTAGTATTCCTATTATACTGATTGCTTACAAAGGTTGTCGAGTCTACGTAGTAATGAAATGGACCTCCATGGCATTTACTCAAAGGTCAAGCTTTGTCTTAGGACGATCTAACATGTAACTTTCATTTCAGAGATAATTACTTGTTTTACACTAATTGCATTGATATTAGCAACTTGGACAATGAAAGATTAGGTTTATCAAGATGATTCAGTTACACGTTCTAATAAGTATTTGTAAGACAcgtgtttaaaattttaataagagTCGAAGAAacttgaaagaaaggaaagatcATCTTTCACTCCTcctatagaaaaaaaaaatgattattcTGTTGTTGATTTGTTATATTTGTCTCTCATTTGGAAGTCATTTTGTAGTAATTGATCAAACAAATTAATCAAGCCTGGCTATCCTCATTTAAACTAAATATTCATAGTCATATAAGAAAATGAGCACCAAGCAAGCCAAGCAAGAGTTCACCTTTATATGTTTGAAAATATGATCTTCCTGGTCGAAATGTATGAATTTGAGTAATTGGCTAAATCTGTTAAATCggacaaaatattattatccAACTTAATTGATCTCTACATATTTTAATCGAATCGATTGACTTTTTTTCGTTAATTgattaatcaatttaattgaaataataGACTTGAAAGCAATCAAGTccatttctcttatttttatgttaattaattacataataaataatcaaacaaacattatatagtaaatattcaatttatttttttcactcATTTTAAACggttttaacttttttaatcGACCAAGCCGACTTGATCAACTTTCTTAGccaaattaatcatttttacttaaataaaatttatcatttaattttaattaagatgATTATAATCGGTTTTTACACACCCTTATCTATTCATGTACAAAAGAAATACTTGATTATTATTAGGTTAACTTGCCTTTGTACATGTAGCGTAAATGGCCATGGAAGCGGCTAAGACCGTCGCCAAGAAAATGACGGCTCCTTCGAAACGGGCCAGTGCTAGTATTGGTGGGTGCATGTTGCATAGTGTCCCCAAATTGGCATCGTGATTCTTAGTTTTGGTTGTGGGCTCCATTCCACCCCCCCGGGGCAGCCAATCCAATCTCAGATCAACGGTGAAGATAGAGATGGGCACTGAGTTTAATCGTGGCTTGAGTTTTCGTGGTGCTTGGCTTGGACCTCTCCTTCATCACCATAAAgcataattaaaaacattaaaaaagcTTGTTAGCAAGTGATTTGCGTGATCTATGGTTTCGTAAGTGGAAAACCCATAACACGTGACCACTTCCTTTTTCCCTGAATATGATTAGTTTTTCTTCACTCCTGCCTTTGCTGATTGGCACTCTCTTCCACTCACGGACGCCTTGCCCTCACGTTTTTGGCCTTTGTCTTTTGCTGTGAGTGCTCAGGCTTAATTCTTTAGTCATAGATACGGCATGGTGGAAGAAGCAGGTCCCACGGTATGTGTTCCGCTACAATTGGAATGGTGAAAAAGTAGAGTTATTCAACAATCTTCATGAAGGCAGATATGTGAGTATTGTTTTGCATAATACTCATGGATTTGTTTAAATATTGGTCATGATAAGCAAATGAACTGCTTACCTAAGCATTTCCACTCACGGGCGCCTTGCCTCGTGTAGTACTTTTGATACTACTTGCGGTGTAGCATGATCAGTTTAATGGTCGAACCCTTTGTATCTTTGATCCTTCTGCCATGAGTTCTTAGTCGTTGATGTTATGCTACAAGCTAGCAGTTGTTCTAATGCATGTGTTACACCTTAAATCAATAGCAATGATAAAGAAAATACCCAAAGTGATCATGATCAAGCACACTCTAATGGGTTTCTTCATCCTCTTTTAGCTAACCCTACCCTAAACCCTACCTATGATCTTTACAGTTATGCGGTATTTTCAAAGAGTCCTTGACTCTATCTTTAACCAAAAAATCAAACCTAGCTTGGTCTACAAATTAATGAAGGTTTGCAGAGGCCGTTGAAGGACTCAGGTGGCTGACAAGAAATGGATAATTAAGTCTGaacatttcttcttcttcttttccactGAGATTAGGTGGATTGGGGAATTCAATATTGTGATTATTTTTGTAGCCAAGTCTAGACACCCTGTGCCTACATAGACAACGTGTCCCTAATATCCTATTTGAACCAATTTGCAGTTAGCAGAAGCTGTTTTTGCCATGGATATCCACTCTTTTTCAAtacattttcccttttttatttgCCATTGACAACCATAGATACCACCGACCCTAAAAAGAGTACACGCTTCTTGCAAATACTAGTAATAAACTTTAAACACAAGTTAATTTCTCCATGAACTTTTGCTTAAAAATTGGAACAAACAAGGCTGCTCCCCCCTTCTTAAATAACACAGTCTTTTATAATTTAGTATAACAAGTTGAATACGTATAGCTACATCACCAAACccaaaacaaaggaaaagttGAATCTAAAACAAAATCTATACGTTACAAATCATATCAGTAAAGAGGACATAGCTTCTCCAATCACTAAATTTTGTATATGTAAGATGATAACGTAACttctatatataaacatatggGTCATCTTGTATATATGTTCAGTTTTGAGCAAGAGTCATTCACATGTTAAAAAGAATACTCTGTGGATATACATTAGGTgctatttttcttgttctaaTGAAAAATTTGTTAAGGATCAAAGACTCATACGATATTCTGATTAACAATAAGAAGATCGGATTGAAGCTTATAATTACACACCAAAGGAAGTAATCTGTAACACcatgtaaaaaatattttagatctATTCATCTCAAATCTAGCTATAGAATTAGTAAAAGCAAGTAGTGTGCACAAATACAATATTctgataaaattttttgaattatcaATGTCATTAAGAATATATCTTTTGTTctgataaaaattaaatgctGCTAGAAGTGTGATTAAATTAgagtaattattaaaattaaaaaattaaattgttttgattttaaatatatagatttaattaaataaaatgcatAAATACATACATAGATTGGATAGTTTGACCATTTATCTTCCTCTGAATTCAAAACTTTTAAGTGAGTCAATGTGTGCAGCCTTAATGAGTTGGATGGAAGAGTAATTGTGTAAACAAGTGAACAGAATCTAATCACGTGGAAACGAAGAAGGCCAAGTTGCAGCATTGTTTAGCGAcgtgaaatgacaaaaatgcaaCGAACGTCTCAATTTACGCTTTTGGGCTTCCACAGCCCGTGACACATGTCAAGACATTACAGGCGACAAGCAAGAAGACTGCCTCCCCTCCGGCCCAGCCTCCCCCCATAAATTCCTAGTCTCCTCTACATTTTCCCATTAATTCCTCTAGCGAATCCCCTTCACAATTCCTTCGTTTGACGAACGAAAGGTGACCCAATTTTGCACAAGttatcagaaaaaaaaaagaaaaggatgcCTTTTAATATTACCTCCATTAAAACCTCTTCAAATGGAGCTTGGCAAGGCGATAATCCTCTCGATTTTGCCTTCCCATTGCTAATAGTTCAAACCACTTTAATCCTTGTCCTTAGCCGCTTCCTTGCTTTCCTTCTTAAACCCCTTCGCCAACCCAAAGTCATTGCTGAAATAGTTGTATGAATCTCTCTTTCATCTCTGATAATCTTGCAAGTATACACGCGTGTgggtttatatttttttttatcgaATATTAATGATGATGCTGATGATTAGTTCTATGATCTCAGGGCGGAATTCTTCTTGGACCGTCAGCTTTTGGTCGAAACGAAGACTACTTACATCGGATATTTCCATCATGGAGTATGCCGGTGCTCGAAACGGTGGCAAGCATTGGtcttattttcttccttttccttgTAGGTCTCGAACTAGATTTAAGCTCAATTCGTCGAAGTGGAAGGAGAGCCTTTGGCATAGCTTTCGCCGGAATATCCCTCCCATTCGTCTGTGGCATAGGCGTTGCCTTTGTCCTTAGAAAAACCGTTGATGGAGCTGACAAAGTCGGGTACGGCCAGTTCCTAGTCTTCATGGGAGTCGCACTCTCCATCACTGCTTTCCCTGTTCTAGCCCGTATATTAGCAGAGCTCAAATTGTTAACAACCCAATTGGGAGAAACCGCCATGGCTGCAGCTGCATTCAACGACGTCGCTGCATGGATTTTGTTAGCACTAGCCGTTGCTCTTGCTGGCAATGGCTCTGGTCATCACAAAAGCCCCTTAATATCAGTCTGGGTCCTTCTATCAGGTGTTGCCTTTGTTGCTTTCatgtttttagtcattcgaCCCGCCATGAAATGGGTCGCTTGCCGGTGCTCGCCGGACCGAGACTCGGTCGACGAGGCTTATATTTGTTTAACCTTAGCCGGTGTAATGGTATCCGGGTTCATAACTGACCTGATTGGAGTCCACGCAATCTTTGGTGCCTTTATTTTTGGACTAACAATTCCTAAAGAAGGAGAATTTGCAGAGAGGTTGATAGAGAGGATTGAAGATTTCGTCTCGGGTTTGCTTCTTCCGCTTTACTTTGCTTCCAGCGGCTTGAAAACTAATGTGGCTAAAATTAGCGGTGGGGAGGCTTGGGGCCTCTTGGGGCTGGTCATATCGACGGCCTGCGCCGGGAAGATCATAGGGACATTTGCCGTGGCTATGATGTATAGCATGCCGGTGAGAGAATCGTTGGCTCTTGGGGTTCTGATGAATACTAAAGGATTGGTTGAGCTCATTGTTCTCAACATTGGCAAGGAGAAGAAGGTGAGTTTCGTTGACCTTTAATGTTTTAGTACTAATAATTATTTCTGTCTTCATTGGTTGCACTGTTAGATGGTATTAGAGGGACTAGTTTTAGGTTAAagaattattatttcttttacccAACTTCATTTTTCCTATCTTAGGTCAAAACTTGAATCTAAAACTAATTCCAACCTTATTTTCTTGACAATTAAGCTTGATAATTGACACTTGgtggctattaaaattcaaaaaacgCAGGTAAGGGGGAAG from Theobroma cacao cultivar B97-61/B2 chromosome 5, Criollo_cocoa_genome_V2, whole genome shotgun sequence carries:
- the LOC18597791 gene encoding THO complex subunit 4B, whose product is MTNPLDMSLDDLIKSNRKSGPTRTRPPLNSGNGPSRRFPNRAANRTAPYSKPVQAPDTTWQHDMFVDDGAGFPSAAGRASSIETGTKLYISNLDYGVSNEDIKELFSEVGDMKRYSVHYDRSGRSKGTAEVVFSRRTDAAVAFKRYNGVQLDGKPMKIEIVGTNVATPVALPLATNGKFANPNGVPRSGQGRGGFSGRSRGPGRGARRGRGQGRGQGEKVSAEDLDADLENYHKEAMQTE